One window of the Cohnella hashimotonis genome contains the following:
- a CDS encoding helix-turn-helix transcriptional regulator, with protein sequence MKLDRLLAITMLMLGRRRIGAKELADRFEVSLRTVYRDMETLCQAGIPIVSYAGEGGGYEIMERYRLERQFLTLEELQAMVIALKGIRPTLEEREIGRLLDKVGAMLSGTEQDRLADASEQMVIDINPWGGGTQDKAKVSLLRDAIRDRHIVRFAYTDMAGERSARRCEPVRLVLKGLVWYVYGYCLIREDFRLFRLSRVRDLAMTNETFERREEPEARPLAWSSMSNEACAHVKDIVVRFAPVARTRAEDYFGSLDSTQGMEDLPDGSLLVRATQPDEAWLHLWLLGFGPSAYVVSPPELAAAVRECAAEVLQLYPAADTQLSAAR encoded by the coding sequence ATGAAGCTGGACCGGTTGCTGGCAATTACGATGCTCATGCTGGGCAGGCGGCGGATTGGAGCCAAGGAGCTCGCCGACCGGTTCGAAGTGTCGCTTCGGACCGTCTATCGCGACATGGAGACGCTTTGTCAGGCAGGCATCCCGATCGTCTCCTACGCAGGCGAGGGCGGCGGCTACGAGATCATGGAACGTTACCGGCTCGAACGCCAGTTTCTGACGCTGGAAGAGCTGCAGGCGATGGTTATCGCATTGAAGGGCATCAGGCCGACGCTGGAGGAGCGGGAGATCGGCAGGCTGCTCGACAAAGTCGGCGCGATGCTGTCCGGGACAGAGCAAGACCGCCTGGCCGACGCTTCGGAGCAGATGGTCATCGACATCAACCCTTGGGGCGGCGGCACGCAGGACAAGGCCAAGGTCTCCCTGCTTCGGGATGCGATCAGAGACCGGCATATCGTACGGTTCGCCTACACGGATATGGCCGGCGAGCGCTCGGCGCGCCGCTGCGAGCCTGTACGCCTGGTGCTCAAAGGGCTGGTCTGGTACGTGTACGGGTACTGCCTGATCCGGGAGGATTTCCGATTGTTTAGATTGTCGCGCGTGAGGGATTTGGCAATGACGAACGAGACCTTCGAGCGGCGGGAGGAACCGGAGGCGCGGCCGCTTGCATGGAGCAGCATGTCCAACGAAGCGTGCGCGCACGTCAAGGACATCGTCGTGCGGTTCGCGCCGGTCGCGCGGACGCGGGCGGAGGATTATTTCGGCTCGCTCGACAGCACGCAGGGCATGGAGGACTTGCCCGACGGCTCGCTGCTTGTGCGCGCGACGCAGCCGGACGAAGCTTGGCTGCACCTGTGGCTGCTCGGATTCGGACCGAGCGCTTACGTCGTATCGCCGCCGGAACTGGCCGCGGCCGTTCGCGAATGCGCCGCCGAAGTGCTGCAGCTCTATCCGGCCGCTGACACGCAGTTGTCAGCGGCAAGGTGA
- a CDS encoding DinB family protein: protein MFTSIESFVQEWERLSAGTRQLLEEMTDASLSQSVGDGFRTLGRLAWHLTCSPQEMLVRTGLTLPAPGDEHVVPSSAAEIAAAYARTAREVAEAVSGQWTDADLAASSDMYGEQWPNGLTLRAVIQHEVHHRGQMTVLMRQAGLRVPGLYGPSREEWTAIGMEPPVV from the coding sequence ATGTTTACGAGTATTGAGAGCTTCGTTCAGGAATGGGAAAGACTGTCCGCGGGCACGCGTCAACTGCTGGAGGAGATGACCGATGCGTCGCTTTCCCAAAGCGTAGGCGATGGCTTCCGTACGCTTGGCCGGCTCGCCTGGCATTTGACCTGCAGCCCGCAGGAGATGCTGGTGCGTACGGGACTCACGCTGCCGGCGCCTGGCGACGAGCATGTCGTGCCGTCGTCCGCAGCGGAGATCGCGGCGGCCTACGCGCGGACCGCGCGCGAGGTCGCCGAGGCGGTAAGCGGGCAGTGGACGGACGCGGATCTGGCGGCGTCGAGCGACATGTACGGCGAGCAATGGCCGAACGGCCTGACGCTGCGCGCCGTGATCCAGCACGAGGTGCATCACCGCGGGCAGATGACCGTGCTGATGCGGCAGGCCGGCCTGCGCGTGCCAGGTTTGTACGGACCGTCGCGCGAGGAATGGACCGCCATCGGCATGGAGCCTCCGGTTGTCTGA
- a CDS encoding CBS domain-containing protein has translation MIAQEIMIRQVYKVKESDTVRRVIEKFIEHGISGLPVVNDRNEIVGYVSDGDVMRYIGKHEDRYVDFFYASILIQGDNEQFEERARRLLDLNVMSIAKTKVVKAMWDDEVENIAAMLGKKQIKKVPVERDGVLVGIISRGNVVRHAFENLL, from the coding sequence ATGATAGCTCAAGAAATTATGATTCGGCAAGTATACAAGGTCAAAGAGAGCGATACGGTGCGCCGCGTGATCGAGAAGTTCATTGAACACGGGATCAGCGGACTGCCCGTCGTCAACGACCGCAACGAGATCGTCGGGTACGTCAGCGACGGCGACGTCATGCGCTACATCGGCAAGCACGAGGACCGGTACGTCGACTTTTTTTACGCATCCATCCTGATTCAAGGGGATAACGAGCAGTTCGAGGAACGAGCCCGCAGGCTGCTGGACCTGAACGTCATGTCCATTGCCAAGACGAAGGTCGTCAAGGCGATGTGGGATGACGAGGTCGAGAATATCGCGGCGATGCTGGGCAAGAAGCAGATCAAGAAGGTGCCGGTAGAGCGGGACGGCGTGCTCGTCGGCATCATCAGTCGGGGCAACGTCGTTCGCCATGCGTTCGAGAATCTGTTGTAG
- a CDS encoding MFS transporter, which produces MSSTSKASAPASPLAPEGSLLKQPRAVWAVGFACVIAFMGIGLVDPILPAIAKQLEASPSEVSLLFTSYNAVMAVMMLITGVIQSKLGMKGTLLAGIVIIAAFAALGGASDGIWALIGLRGGWGLGNSLFVATSLTAIVTLSTGSVARAIILYEAAIGLGISVGPLIGGELGSISWRGPFFGVAVLMVIAFISLALTMPKANKPAASAGRRKASLADPFRALKHRSLLVFGLGACLYNFGFFTLLAYAPLVLDHYFGYDAHGLGYIFLGWGVLLAITSVFMAPVLQRKFGTLKSMYAMLTLFGLVLFAMGIWTTTEWVVVGAIVFAGALLGNNNTLITTAVMNAAPVERSTASAAYSFLRFIGGAIAPYFAGKLAEWYNPHVPFVVGGAFVLAAVVVIMLNQRHLLHVDKAGAH; this is translated from the coding sequence ATGTCATCCACATCCAAGGCTTCTGCTCCCGCGTCACCGCTGGCGCCGGAAGGAAGCTTGCTCAAGCAGCCGCGCGCCGTATGGGCGGTCGGCTTCGCTTGCGTCATCGCGTTCATGGGCATCGGTCTCGTCGACCCGATCCTGCCCGCCATCGCCAAGCAGCTGGAAGCTTCGCCAAGCGAGGTATCGTTGCTCTTCACCAGCTACAATGCCGTCATGGCCGTCATGATGCTTATTACAGGGGTCATCCAGTCTAAGCTCGGCATGAAAGGAACGCTGCTGGCCGGCATCGTCATCATCGCGGCATTCGCCGCGCTGGGCGGCGCCTCCGACGGAATCTGGGCGCTGATCGGTCTGCGCGGCGGCTGGGGCCTCGGCAATTCGTTGTTCGTCGCAACCTCGCTGACCGCCATCGTCACGCTGTCGACGGGCAGCGTCGCGCGGGCGATCATTCTTTACGAGGCCGCGATCGGCCTCGGCATCTCGGTCGGGCCGCTCATCGGCGGGGAGCTCGGATCGATCTCCTGGCGGGGTCCGTTCTTCGGAGTCGCCGTGCTCATGGTCATCGCTTTTATCTCGCTCGCGCTCACGATGCCCAAAGCCAACAAGCCCGCCGCGTCCGCCGGGCGCCGCAAGGCTTCGCTGGCCGATCCGTTCCGCGCGCTGAAGCACCGCTCGCTGCTCGTATTCGGGCTCGGCGCATGCTTGTACAACTTCGGCTTCTTTACCTTGCTGGCGTACGCGCCGCTCGTGCTGGACCACTACTTCGGCTATGACGCCCACGGTCTCGGCTACATCTTCCTCGGCTGGGGCGTCCTGCTCGCCATTACGTCGGTATTCATGGCGCCGGTGCTCCAGCGCAAGTTCGGCACGCTCAAGTCGATGTACGCCATGCTGACTTTGTTTGGCCTCGTGCTATTCGCGATGGGCATCTGGACGACGACCGAGTGGGTCGTCGTTGGCGCGATCGTGTTCGCCGGCGCGCTGCTGGGCAACAACAACACGCTCATCACCACGGCGGTCATGAACGCGGCGCCCGTCGAACGCTCGACGGCCTCCGCAGCCTACAGCTTCCTTCGCTTCATCGGCGGCGCGATCGCCCCTTACTTCGCCGGCAAGCTTGCCGAGTGGTACAACCCGCATGTGCCGTTCGTCGTCGGAGGCGCCTTTGTCCTGGCGGCTGTCGTCGTCATTATGCTGAACCAACGCCACCTGCTGCACGTCGACAAAGCCGGCGCGCACTGA
- a CDS encoding ABC transporter ATP-binding protein produces the protein MRRLSENHQAGAKLSDVKLSRVLLLFRPYAGQLAFILLLSLAATLAGLAAPLATKELVDQAIPQKDAGLLLLFAGLMAASPLAKGVLNVWQAHLNNKVGQSVMRDLNDRLFRNLQRQSMSFFTRSRTGEIVQRISGDVQAVQGAITGTIVNAITQAVTLIATVVILLRLDWRLALVSMVVIPVLLLPARRIGALRKSLRLRVQTLRGEMSSHLSETFGVSGALLTRIYGREEAQVRKFGEMNDTVKSMELRLGLIGRWYGMAAGVSNPVATAIVYLYGGWLVIHGGLSIGSVIAFAALTGRMYEPVSGLLGMHLDLSAAMGIFQRIFEYLDLKPEVEDAPDAEPLQRGGGLVEFDGLSFAYATGGAAVLKEIKLTARPGQLLALVGPSGAGKTTLAGLVGRLYDPTQGAVRIDGQDIRGVTLASLREQIGYVTQEPFLFYGTIADNLRFAKEDATKEEMESACRQAYIHDVIAGLPQGYDTKVGERGHRLSGGERQRIAIARAILKNPRILVLDEATSHLDSRSEAYVQEALDSLMAGRTTIAIAHRLSTVRAADAIAVMDHGRIVELGTHEELLARDGLYAKLYRTQFAEVSAGDLE, from the coding sequence ATGCGAAGACTAAGCGAAAATCACCAGGCAGGCGCAAAGCTGTCGGACGTCAAGCTGTCCAGGGTGCTGCTGTTATTCAGGCCTTACGCCGGCCAATTGGCGTTTATCCTGCTGTTGTCGCTTGCAGCTACGTTGGCTGGATTGGCGGCTCCGCTCGCGACCAAAGAGCTCGTGGACCAGGCGATTCCGCAGAAGGATGCCGGTCTTTTGCTGCTGTTCGCAGGCCTCATGGCTGCGAGTCCGCTCGCCAAAGGCGTCCTGAACGTCTGGCAGGCCCACCTGAACAACAAGGTCGGACAGAGCGTCATGCGGGATCTGAACGACCGGCTTTTCCGCAATTTGCAGCGGCAATCGATGTCGTTTTTCACGAGATCGCGAACGGGCGAGATCGTTCAGCGCATCTCCGGTGATGTGCAGGCCGTACAGGGCGCCATTACGGGCACGATCGTCAATGCAATCACGCAGGCAGTCACCTTGATTGCGACGGTCGTCATCCTGCTTCGGCTCGACTGGCGGCTGGCGCTCGTGTCGATGGTCGTCATCCCGGTGCTGCTGCTGCCCGCCAGACGAATCGGGGCATTGCGCAAGTCGCTTCGGCTGCGCGTGCAAACGCTGCGAGGCGAGATGTCCTCCCATCTCTCGGAGACATTCGGCGTATCGGGGGCGCTGCTGACCCGCATTTACGGGCGGGAGGAAGCCCAGGTCCGCAAGTTCGGCGAGATGAACGATACGGTGAAAAGCATGGAGCTGCGGCTCGGCCTCATCGGCAGATGGTACGGGATGGCGGCTGGCGTGTCCAATCCGGTGGCGACGGCGATCGTCTATTTGTACGGCGGCTGGCTCGTGATTCATGGCGGCTTGTCCATAGGTTCGGTCATCGCGTTCGCTGCGTTGACCGGTCGTATGTACGAGCCGGTGTCCGGCTTGCTCGGCATGCATCTCGACTTGTCTGCCGCGATGGGGATTTTCCAGCGCATCTTCGAGTACCTCGATCTGAAGCCCGAGGTCGAGGACGCGCCGGATGCCGAGCCGCTTCAGCGTGGAGGCGGTCTGGTCGAGTTCGACGGCTTGTCATTCGCGTATGCGACTGGCGGAGCGGCCGTGCTGAAGGAGATCAAGCTGACTGCGCGTCCGGGTCAGTTGCTCGCGCTGGTCGGGCCGAGCGGCGCGGGCAAAACGACGCTTGCCGGCCTGGTCGGCCGACTGTACGATCCGACGCAAGGCGCCGTGCGAATCGACGGGCAGGACATCCGCGGCGTGACGCTGGCTTCGCTGCGCGAGCAGATCGGCTACGTGACGCAAGAACCCTTTTTGTTCTACGGTACGATCGCCGACAATCTCCGGTTTGCCAAAGAGGACGCTACGAAGGAAGAAATGGAATCGGCCTGCCGTCAGGCCTATATCCACGACGTGATCGCGGGACTGCCACAGGGCTATGATACTAAAGTGGGGGAGCGGGGGCATCGGCTCTCGGGCGGCGAACGCCAGCGAATCGCCATCGCGAGGGCGATTTTGAAAAATCCGCGCATTCTCGTGCTCGACGAAGCGACCTCGCATCTGGACTCGCGTTCCGAGGCATACGTGCAGGAAGCGCTCGACAGCCTTATGGCCGGCCGTACGACGATCGCCATCGCGCATCGCCTCTCCACCGTACGCGCCGCCGACGCAATCGCGGTGATGGATCATGGCCGCATCGTCGAGCTGGGCACGCACGAGGAATTACTGGCGCGGGACGGCCTTTACGCCAAGCTGTACCGCACGCAGTTTGCGGAAGTGTCGGCTGGTGATTTGGAGTAG
- a CDS encoding MarR family winged helix-turn-helix transcriptional regulator yields the protein MSHETNTSIELEIALLIRRLTSISTSRKFGTLDRSAYLLLGQIESHGSAGVKALAEEFRLDISTVSRQTSALEQKGYVYKMPDPEDGRAYFYQLTDEGRRMLLETRAQRTERIDELLKDWSGEERTRFGELLAKFNRTYLDD from the coding sequence GTGAGTCACGAAACGAATACAAGCATCGAGCTCGAGATCGCCCTTCTGATTCGCCGCCTCACTTCGATCTCAACCAGCCGCAAGTTCGGAACGCTCGATCGCTCCGCTTATTTGCTGCTCGGCCAAATCGAGTCGCACGGCTCGGCCGGCGTCAAGGCGCTCGCGGAGGAGTTTCGCCTCGACATCTCCACCGTCAGCAGGCAGACGTCCGCGCTCGAGCAGAAAGGTTACGTCTACAAAATGCCCGATCCGGAGGACGGCAGGGCCTACTTTTACCAACTCACCGACGAAGGGCGCCGCATGCTGTTGGAGACGCGGGCGCAGCGCACGGAACGAATCGACGAGCTGCTCAAGGATTGGTCCGGGGAAGAGCGTACCCGTTTCGGCGAGCTGCTCGCCAAGTTTAATCGGACCTATCTGGACGATTAG
- a CDS encoding RNA polymerase sigma factor yields the protein MTALDHDYLKHMTEGIDRDAVLEELMLTYGRDVWNYAFFMTGKRETAEDIAQDVFVKAYQSLHTLRGESGARAWLLKITRNTALDYFKSAWFRRIRLPAVLPTRESQMSAENEWLGSYRQREIWRTVMELPRKLRESLLLQAHHGLSMAEIAELLQVSEGTVKSRIHRARAAMNKKFELGREDDEEGGGRA from the coding sequence GTGACAGCGTTGGATCACGATTATTTGAAGCATATGACCGAAGGCATCGACCGCGACGCCGTGCTGGAGGAGCTTATGCTCACTTACGGCCGCGATGTGTGGAATTACGCCTTTTTTATGACAGGCAAACGGGAGACTGCCGAGGATATCGCGCAGGACGTGTTCGTCAAGGCCTACCAGAGCCTGCATACGCTCCGCGGCGAATCGGGGGCGCGCGCCTGGCTGCTGAAGATCACGCGCAATACGGCGCTGGATTACTTCAAATCGGCCTGGTTCAGGCGCATCCGGCTGCCTGCGGTCCTGCCGACGCGAGAGTCGCAGATGTCCGCGGAAAACGAATGGCTCGGCTCCTACCGGCAGCGGGAGATCTGGCGAACGGTCATGGAGCTGCCGCGCAAGCTGCGGGAGAGCCTGCTGCTTCAGGCGCATCATGGGCTGAGCATGGCCGAGATCGCCGAGCTGCTCCAGGTGTCGGAAGGTACGGTCAAGTCGCGCATTCACCGGGCCCGGGCCGCCATGAACAAAAAGTTCGAGCTTGGGCGCGAAGACGACGAGGAAGGGGGCGGGCGAGCATGA
- a CDS encoding stalk domain-containing protein produces the protein MNLKKKSVILLTAAGIVGASAVAGAAGLTQKVSGLLRADIHVSVNGAAYGSIQPVYIDGKAYVPLRDTAGALGYELTWNQQAKQFDLTPKKEEQAPVDAYIVNTGVVTDAQTANGLTSLNVMGKGSAGTFDWIIAKVDKDTVIVDESGAVKTAADLKAGSRVAVEYGPIVALSFPAQSHAAKVTLLGERSIKEDKVGAVNKTDSGWQIQLGSGTGDAAVSNLVLNVGADTLIVTSMGESVKAEDIKVGDKVRAYYGPATTRSIPPQSAADTIVVLPANAQ, from the coding sequence ATGAATCTTAAAAAGAAATCCGTTATTTTGCTGACTGCCGCCGGTATTGTCGGCGCTTCCGCGGTGGCCGGCGCCGCCGGCCTCACCCAGAAGGTCAGCGGCCTCTTGCGTGCCGACATTCATGTATCCGTCAACGGAGCCGCCTACGGCTCGATTCAGCCGGTCTATATCGACGGCAAAGCCTACGTGCCGCTGCGCGACACCGCAGGCGCCCTTGGCTACGAGCTGACCTGGAATCAGCAGGCCAAGCAGTTCGACTTGACGCCGAAGAAAGAGGAGCAGGCGCCCGTGGACGCTTATATCGTGAATACCGGCGTCGTGACGGACGCGCAGACCGCGAACGGCCTGACGAGCTTGAACGTCATGGGCAAGGGTTCCGCGGGAACTTTTGACTGGATCATCGCCAAGGTGGACAAGGACACGGTCATCGTGGACGAGTCCGGCGCCGTCAAGACGGCTGCCGACCTCAAGGCGGGCTCGCGCGTCGCCGTCGAATACGGCCCGATCGTGGCGCTCAGCTTCCCGGCACAATCGCACGCTGCCAAGGTCACGCTGCTCGGCGAGCGGTCGATCAAGGAAGATAAAGTCGGCGCCGTCAACAAGACGGACAGCGGCTGGCAGATCCAACTCGGCTCGGGTACGGGCGATGCCGCCGTCTCCAACCTGGTGCTGAACGTCGGCGCCGACACGCTGATCGTGACGTCGATGGGAGAGTCGGTTAAGGCCGAGGATATCAAGGTCGGCGACAAGGTGAGGGCGTATTACGGCCCGGCGACTACGCGCAGCATCCCGCCGCAGAGCGCGGCGGACACGATCGTCGTGCTGCCGGCGAACGCGCAATAA
- a CDS encoding DUF6612 family protein — translation MTRASNRRSLFILVYVFAAALALAACSGGDSPAEKSAAASPAAEQRETAVASSSDPEAGSDAAALIGQARAAMADVGRYAFTLHLVQKLSGGAAADSVFEVTNAGKAERSPLKLDQTIDSVQDGERSSLRAILVPDAYYVYDPSFEEWGKLSSEQAADIARTLSDYQIDPAAALASAASLGTGLSSAREGGHDVVRYEGKGPEALAFLKHILEGTLDLGSMDEAVQRSIALKSLSVSFKLDAVTHLPLAYRVDSVMTIEYEPGAPSELSQIFEGTYAKHGATEAIAVPKAALEAPELDPPIDDPEATEGDLGTLDGVDGLDGLDGLEGLDSY, via the coding sequence ATGACACGCGCATCCAATCGACGTTCGTTATTCATTTTAGTCTACGTGTTCGCGGCGGCGCTCGCGCTTGCAGCGTGCAGCGGCGGCGATTCGCCTGCCGAGAAGAGTGCTGCTGCGTCTCCGGCCGCGGAGCAGCGGGAGACTGCGGTCGCGTCGTCTTCCGACCCGGAGGCCGGCAGCGACGCGGCAGCGCTGATCGGACAAGCCCGCGCGGCCATGGCGGACGTCGGACGTTACGCATTCACGCTTCATCTCGTCCAGAAGCTGAGCGGGGGCGCCGCGGCCGACTCGGTCTTCGAAGTGACCAACGCCGGGAAGGCCGAGCGTTCGCCGCTCAAGCTCGACCAGACGATCGACAGCGTCCAGGACGGGGAGAGGTCCTCGCTGCGCGCGATCCTCGTGCCGGACGCCTATTACGTGTACGACCCTTCTTTTGAAGAATGGGGCAAATTGTCCAGCGAACAGGCGGCGGATATCGCGCGGACGCTGTCCGATTATCAGATCGACCCGGCTGCGGCGTTGGCCTCGGCCGCGTCGCTCGGTACCGGGCTCTCATCCGCGAGGGAAGGCGGGCACGACGTCGTCCGTTATGAAGGCAAAGGGCCTGAGGCGCTGGCGTTTCTCAAGCACATCCTGGAGGGGACACTCGATCTGGGCAGCATGGACGAGGCGGTGCAGCGCAGCATCGCGTTGAAGTCGCTGTCCGTCAGCTTTAAGCTGGATGCCGTTACGCATTTGCCGCTTGCCTACCGCGTCGATTCAGTGATGACGATCGAATACGAGCCGGGGGCGCCGTCCGAGCTCAGCCAGATATTCGAAGGCACCTATGCGAAGCACGGGGCGACCGAGGCGATCGCGGTGCCGAAGGCGGCGCTCGAAGCGCCGGAGCTCGATCCGCCGATCGACGATCCGGAGGCGACCGAAGGAGATTTGGGGACGCTGGATGGGGTGGACGGACTAGACGGGCTAGACGGGCTGGAGGGGCTGGATTCCTATTGA
- the ychF gene encoding redox-regulated ATPase YchF, with translation MPLSCGIVGLPNVGKSTLFNAITQAGAEMANYPFCTIDPNVGVVEVPDERLQKLADIVTPNRIVPTAFEFVDIAGLVKGASRGEGLGNKFLANIREVDAIVHVVRCFVDENITHVSGKIDPINDIEVINLELILADIDSVEKRMDRSRKNMKGGDKKYAQEVEVLERIHAALLEEKPVRSVELSDEERLLVRDLHLLTIKPVLYAANVSEGEAANADANEYVQRVREFAAAEGSEVVPISARVESEIAELEGEDREMFLEELGLTESGLDRLIRAAYKLLGLYTYFTAGVQEVRAWTIRKGTKAPQAAAVIHTDFERGFIRAEVVSYEDLVGAGSMNAAKEKGQLRLEGKEYVVADGDVMHFRFNV, from the coding sequence ATGCCACTGTCCTGTGGTATCGTCGGCCTGCCCAACGTCGGCAAGTCGACTTTATTCAATGCCATCACCCAAGCGGGTGCCGAGATGGCCAACTATCCGTTCTGCACGATCGACCCGAATGTCGGCGTCGTCGAGGTGCCGGACGAGCGCCTGCAGAAGCTTGCAGACATCGTCACGCCTAACCGGATCGTGCCGACCGCCTTCGAATTCGTCGACATCGCCGGCCTGGTCAAGGGCGCGAGCCGCGGCGAAGGCCTCGGCAACAAGTTTCTGGCCAACATCCGCGAAGTCGACGCCATCGTGCACGTCGTGCGCTGCTTCGTCGACGAGAACATCACCCACGTATCGGGCAAGATCGATCCGATCAACGATATCGAGGTCATCAACCTGGAGCTCATCCTGGCGGATATCGACTCCGTCGAGAAGCGCATGGACCGCTCCCGCAAGAACATGAAGGGCGGAGACAAGAAGTACGCCCAAGAGGTCGAAGTGCTCGAGCGCATTCATGCCGCGCTGCTGGAAGAGAAGCCCGTCCGCAGCGTCGAGCTGTCGGACGAAGAGCGCCTGCTCGTGCGCGACCTGCACCTGCTGACGATCAAGCCGGTGCTGTACGCGGCCAACGTGAGCGAGGGCGAGGCTGCGAACGCCGACGCCAACGAATACGTGCAGCGCGTCCGCGAATTCGCGGCGGCCGAAGGCTCCGAGGTCGTGCCGATCAGCGCGCGCGTCGAGTCCGAGATCGCCGAGCTCGAGGGCGAGGATCGCGAGATGTTTCTCGAGGAGCTCGGCTTGACCGAGTCCGGCCTCGACCGGCTCATCCGGGCGGCCTACAAGCTGCTCGGCTTGTACACGTACTTCACGGCCGGCGTACAGGAAGTTCGCGCCTGGACGATCCGCAAGGGCACCAAGGCGCCGCAGGCGGCCGCGGTCATCCACACCGACTTCGAACGCGGCTTCATCCGTGCCGAGGTCGTTTCGTACGAGGACCTGGTAGGCGCCGGTTCCATGAACGCCGCCAAGGAAAAAGGCCAGCTCCGCCTCGAAGGCAAGGAATACGTCGTCGCGGACGGCGATGTTATGCATTTCCGGTTTAACGTATAA